From the Hymenobacter yonginensis genome, one window contains:
- a CDS encoding DMT family protein, with protein MKALSTVVLLTISNLFMTFAWYGHLEFKKISWLQGLGLVGVILVSWGLAFFEYVFQVPANRIGFEENGGPFNLFQLKVIQEFISLSVFTLCAVYVFKTDKLGWNHFVGFGLLIAAVYVIFKKW; from the coding sequence ATGAAAGCGCTGTCTACCGTTGTGCTGCTCACCATCTCCAACCTGTTTATGACCTTCGCCTGGTACGGGCATCTGGAGTTCAAGAAGATTTCGTGGCTGCAGGGCCTGGGGCTGGTGGGCGTGATTCTGGTGAGCTGGGGACTGGCCTTTTTCGAGTACGTGTTTCAGGTGCCGGCCAACCGCATCGGGTTTGAGGAAAACGGCGGGCCGTTCAACCTGTTTCAGCTGAAAGTGATTCAGGAGTTCATTTCGCTGTCAGTGTTCACGCTGTGCGCCGTGTACGTGTTCAAGACCGATAAGCTGGGCTGGAACCACTTCGTCGGGTTTGGGCTGCTGATTGCGGCCGTGTACGTCATCTTTAAGAAATGGTGA
- a CDS encoding DUF2752 domain-containing protein, translated as MPTTIAKRRAAGAVVLLAGLALAALYFRLNPAHYPFPRCPVNWLTGLHCPGCGTQRALHALLHGRLTEAVGFNLLAATLAPLVALGLLHEARLQLSGQPRRRTLLYRPWLAWGIVGLTVMFTVLRNLPGPLGTWLAP; from the coding sequence TTGCCCACTACTATTGCTAAGCGGAGGGCCGCTGGCGCCGTGGTCCTGCTGGCAGGGCTGGCGCTGGCGGCCCTCTACTTTCGCCTGAACCCGGCGCACTATCCGTTTCCGCGCTGCCCCGTAAACTGGCTCACGGGCCTGCATTGCCCCGGCTGCGGCACCCAGCGCGCCCTGCACGCGCTGCTGCATGGCCGGCTGACTGAGGCCGTCGGCTTCAACCTGCTGGCGGCCACGCTGGCGCCACTGGTGGCCCTGGGGCTGCTACACGAAGCCCGCCTGCAACTGAGCGGCCAGCCCCGCCGCCGCACGCTGCTTTACCGGCCGTGGCTGGCCTGGGGCATCGTGGGCCTGACGGTGATGTTTACGGTGCTGCGCAACCTGCCCGGCCCGCTGGGAACGTGGCTGGCGCCCTGA
- a CDS encoding response regulator transcription factor — protein MRILLIEDEVRLASFVQQGLRQAGHVADVAHSGPEGLERAATTAYDVILLDMMLPGQNGLDVLRNLREFGLEAVPVIILSALSDTTHVIRGLDAGAVDYLRKPFELEELLARLRAVDRQRATPGAAPLRLADLEVDPLHRAVRRAGQPLSLTNREFALLELLLRNAGRVVTKTRIAEKVWEVDFDMGSNVIEVHISQLRRKLDKAFPELPPLLETVVGHGYRLTDSVA, from the coding sequence ATGCGTATTCTGTTGATTGAAGATGAGGTGCGGCTGGCCAGCTTTGTGCAGCAGGGCCTGCGCCAGGCCGGCCACGTCGCCGACGTGGCGCACAGCGGCCCCGAGGGGCTGGAGCGCGCCGCTACCACCGCCTACGACGTCATTCTGCTGGACATGATGCTGCCCGGCCAGAACGGGCTGGACGTGCTGCGCAATCTGCGCGAGTTCGGCCTGGAAGCCGTGCCGGTCATCATCCTCAGCGCGTTGTCTGATACCACGCACGTTATCCGGGGGCTCGATGCCGGGGCCGTGGACTACCTGCGCAAGCCGTTTGAGCTGGAGGAGCTACTGGCCCGGCTGCGCGCCGTAGACCGGCAGCGGGCCACGCCCGGCGCCGCCCCGCTCCGCCTCGCCGACCTGGAAGTGGACCCGCTACACCGCGCCGTGCGCCGCGCCGGCCAGCCCCTGAGCCTCACCAACCGCGAGTTTGCCCTGCTGGAGCTGCTGTTGCGTAACGCGGGCCGCGTGGTCACGAAAACGCGCATCGCCGAGAAGGTATGGGAAGTGGACTTCGACATGGGGTCCAACGTCATTGAGGTGCACATCTCGCAGCTTCGGCGCAAGCTGGATAAGGCCTTTCCGGAGCTCCCGCCTTTGCTTGAAACCGTGGTCGGCCACGGCTACCGCCTCACAGATTCTGTTGCCTGA
- a CDS encoding zinc dependent phospholipase C family protein — translation MPRLLLLLGFLLLLPQQPQAWGFFGHRLLNRLAVFTLPPEMMGFYKTNIEYLTTNATRPDSRRSVVPGEAARHFLDVDVYGDSALTRLPRSYADAVAKYGEDSLMRHGIVPWQVVRMKGQLTEAFRQRDADRILSLSADMGHYIADACVPLHTTHNYNGQLTGQRGIHGLWESRLPEILAANYDFFTGPAPYLERPSETIWTAVARSNAAVDSVLRFERDLTAKMPDDKKYGFEERGNAGAVRVYSREFSREYHQRLAGQVERQMRLAQRLIGAFWYTCWVDAGQPDLDALPKQPSEKEQLRLAREAKDLQQAPQAAVPGHED, via the coding sequence ATGCCCCGTCTTCTACTGCTGCTTGGTTTTCTGCTGCTGCTGCCGCAACAGCCGCAGGCGTGGGGGTTTTTCGGGCACCGGCTGCTCAACCGGCTGGCTGTGTTTACGCTGCCGCCCGAGATGATGGGCTTCTACAAAACCAACATCGAGTACCTGACCACCAATGCCACCCGGCCCGACTCGCGGCGCTCGGTGGTGCCCGGCGAGGCCGCCCGCCACTTCCTCGACGTGGACGTGTACGGCGACTCGGCCCTTACCCGCCTGCCCCGCTCCTACGCCGACGCCGTGGCCAAGTACGGCGAGGATTCGCTGATGCGCCACGGCATTGTGCCCTGGCAGGTGGTGCGCATGAAGGGCCAGCTCACCGAAGCCTTCCGCCAGCGCGACGCCGACCGGATTCTGAGCCTTTCGGCCGACATGGGCCACTACATTGCCGATGCCTGCGTGCCGCTGCACACCACCCACAACTACAATGGCCAGCTCACGGGGCAGCGCGGCATTCACGGGCTGTGGGAATCCCGGCTGCCCGAAATCCTGGCCGCCAATTACGACTTCTTCACCGGCCCGGCTCCGTACCTGGAGCGGCCCTCCGAAACCATCTGGACGGCCGTGGCCCGCTCCAACGCCGCCGTCGACTCGGTGCTCCGCTTTGAGCGCGACCTGACGGCCAAAATGCCCGACGACAAAAAGTACGGCTTCGAGGAGCGCGGCAACGCCGGGGCCGTGCGCGTGTACTCGCGCGAGTTCAGCCGCGAGTATCACCAGCGCCTCGCCGGCCAGGTGGAGCGCCAGATGCGCCTGGCCCAGCGCCTCATCGGAGCATTCTGGTACACCTGCTGGGTGGATGCCGGCCAGCCCGACCTCGACGCCCTGCCCAAACAGCCCTCCGAGAAAGAGCAGCTGCGCCTGGCCCGCGAGGCCAAAGACCTGCAGCAGGCGCCCCAGGCCGCCGTGCCGGGCCACGAGGACTAA
- a CDS encoding CD225/dispanin family protein: protein MEQSYTSPSGMSPLPPGPPPKNWLVESILVTIFCCLPFGIVAIINAANVNSRLALGDYNGALEASQKAGKWVKYSLIGWAVFAVLYVVFVVVMGVGAGMLGALNNQ from the coding sequence ATGGAACAATCCTACACTTCGCCTTCGGGCATGTCGCCGCTGCCTCCCGGCCCACCCCCGAAAAACTGGCTTGTTGAATCGATTCTGGTGACGATTTTCTGCTGCTTGCCCTTCGGCATCGTGGCCATCATTAATGCCGCCAACGTGAATTCGCGCTTGGCCCTCGGCGACTACAACGGCGCGCTGGAGGCCTCGCAGAAAGCCGGCAAATGGGTGAAATACTCGCTGATCGGCTGGGCCGTATTTGCCGTGCTGTATGTGGTGTTTGTGGTGGTGATGGGTGTAGGCGCCGGCATGCTGGGTGCCCTCAACAACCAATAG